The following is a genomic window from Butyricimonas faecihominis.
ACGACAAATCCCGGAACGTGAATATACGCCCGGTATCTATCCGTTCAATCTGCCCAAGTATCTCTTTCCTGAATGAAGCCATATTTATGTACTTTGTTTCTATCTGCAAAGATAGTATATTATGTAATCACCTGCAAAAACATAACAAATATTTTGCCGAAGATGTTTTCATTTCTCCAACTGTTGGTTGGATATTTTCATCTGACCCGGACAAATCGGGACAGCGCAGGACAAATTCGGACAGCCGTTTCCGCCCGTCCAAATATAGCATATTTAGTCGCTACCTTTGGGCGGGACTATTCCCGTAACCGCTAAAATTTCAATTATTTATGGCAAACAGAATGACCCCGCCCGCAGAGGGGCAGGAAAAAGACGTGCTGCTGGTCTTGGATAAACAGCAGGGCAAGGTGAGTGCCGTTAAGGGTATCGACAAGGAGGGCAATTTGCAGACCGTACCGCCGACACGGGGCGGCGAGTTCATGCAGGTGGACAAGAACAGCGATGTGTTCAGCAACTTCATTTCCAATTTCTTCCGCAAGTTTCAGGATACTTCCGGGCTGGAACTTTTCAGTGTCAAGGCTTCCGAAGTGGAGCAGGACGCAAAGGCAATCGAGGACAACCACCGCAACCCCACGACGGAGGGCGACAAGCGGGCTGAAATGCTTCGAGTTCCGAAGCCCGACTTCCACGAGTTCAAGCAGGGCTACCGCTTCGACCCGGCAAAAATCGACTGGGAGAACCTGAAAAAAGTCGGCATCACCGCCGACACACTGAAAAACACGAAGGACTTCGACCGGGTGATGCGTGGATACAAGTCCCGCAACACCTACACCGTTTCGGGGACGGTGGGCGGCTTCTACCTCAAACCTACCGATGTCAAGCTCTCTTTCTATCAGGCAAAGGACGGCACGGTAGTACCCAAGCTGCACGGCGTGCAGCAGGACGAGAAACTGTTGCAACGCCCGTTCCATGAACACAGGTTCACCAAGCAGGAACAGGGCAACTTGCAAGGCACTGGCAACTTGGGCGGCATCGCTGAAATCAAAGACCCGAAAAGCGGCGGGCAAATCCCCGTGTTCGTCAGCCGGGACAGGTACACGCACGAACTGGAGTATATGCGGGCTGACAAGTGGAAATGCCCCGACACCATTTGCGGCGTGAAAGTCAGCCCAGAACAGAAAGCCGCCTTTGAAGCCGGGCAAGCGGTGAAAATGGAAAACCTGCAATTTAGGGACGGCACGAAGCGCAGTGCCTATTTGCAGGTCAGTGCGGTGGAGCGT
Proteins encoded in this region:
- a CDS encoding DUF3945 domain-containing protein, with the protein product MANRMTPPAEGQEKDVLLVLDKQQGKVSAVKGIDKEGNLQTVPPTRGGEFMQVDKNSDVFSNFISNFFRKFQDTSGLELFSVKASEVEQDAKAIEDNHRNPTTEGDKRAEMLRVPKPDFHEFKQGYRFDPAKIDWENLKKVGITADTLKNTKDFDRVMRGYKSRNTYTVSGTVGGFYLKPTDVKLSFYQAKDGTVVPKLHGVQQDEKLLQRPFHEHRFTKQEQGNLQGTGNLGGIAEIKDPKSGGQIPVFVSRDRYTHELEYMRADKWKCPDTICGVKVSPEQKAAFEAGQAVKMENLQFRDGTKRSAYLQVSAVERGLEFLPRSAVQFLQQGQQPTEQQVAGIKDGKGVEFNGHVQPGTQGKSPDKVKPKDVTPAAESRIQVAVNSEGKTNEATKRGKEPLKQGQDKPTAKQKEKHEKAQDKSLKADKPKKSRGMKM